A genomic region of Chitinimonas arctica contains the following coding sequences:
- a CDS encoding RHS repeat domain-containing protein, with the protein MKYILCTLAALAISQPLSAATVQTIKREFDLHGNLAKEIRNDGGWTEYTYTPGGKVKTRTDDLGRLSVFDYDALKRMTTRTDTANGVTRIQRFDYDGRNRLTKYTDPRGLVTTYTYNGFDEVLVQTSPDSGITTTVPDGKGGTDTVTDAKRQTTKYHYDLAGRLDKLTYADQSNITFGYGTTGTRAGKLQLITDSQGDQISIPYDDLGRPMGEWRTIAGKQYITRENYDSAGRLKQRVYPSGRTITYNFNAAGQVNQILTQANASAPTAVLAKDISYRPFGAAQNWTYGNGELRTSHYDLDGRLDQFSLGDSTVILGYDTAGRIKTQKISGGWWERMLQKLGLPAGQQAQYGYDGYDRLSSWQDGTNNQTYKYDNSSNRTELIVKGKTFVQRVETTSNRLTASDGPQSSVYGYDANGSRTSDTKQNYTYNARGRLIAAAGAQYVVNALGQRIIKTYQGQTTVYHYDMQGHLIAESDQLGNTKREYVYLDDTPIAVIDFGAVRYIHTDHLGTARLITDATKRPIWAWQGEPFGNTPPNEDPEGTGGAYAYNPRFPGQYYDKETGLYYNFHRDYDPAQGRYAQFDPIGLQGGLNPYAYVDNNPLLGLDPYGLYDLSDAAYDTATAVVGFGDTVSFGLTSKLRDFNETNQYVEKCGSAYTGGQVAGVAAATVIGGAAGARAAGTRGAGRVFSHWAPARFFNPKSPSYKPTLDKLAGWAEGTILNGNYVSRIRHFKHDPYAFGKIKGEHLAWGAKWSPWLQQLDRVPNIYWGMAGGAGAGAASMASGSPDCGC; encoded by the coding sequence ATGAAATACATTCTTTGCACTCTCGCCGCCCTGGCCATCAGCCAGCCGCTGTCCGCCGCTACCGTCCAGACGATCAAGCGCGAATTCGACTTGCACGGCAATCTCGCCAAGGAAATCCGCAACGACGGCGGCTGGACCGAATACACCTATACCCCCGGTGGCAAGGTCAAGACCCGCACCGACGACCTGGGCCGCCTCAGCGTCTTCGATTACGATGCGCTCAAGCGTATGACCACGCGGACCGACACGGCCAACGGCGTGACCCGTATCCAGCGCTTCGACTACGACGGCCGCAACCGCCTGACCAAGTACACCGACCCGCGCGGCTTGGTCACCACCTATACCTATAACGGCTTCGACGAGGTCCTGGTCCAGACCAGCCCAGACAGCGGCATCACCACGACGGTCCCCGATGGCAAGGGCGGTACCGACACCGTAACTGATGCCAAGCGTCAAACCACCAAGTACCACTACGACCTAGCCGGCCGGCTGGACAAGCTCACCTACGCCGACCAGAGCAACATCACCTTCGGCTACGGCACCACAGGCACACGGGCTGGCAAGTTACAGCTGATCACCGACTCGCAAGGCGATCAGATCAGCATTCCCTACGACGACCTCGGCCGTCCCATGGGCGAGTGGCGCACGATTGCCGGCAAGCAATACATCACCCGCGAAAACTACGACAGCGCCGGCCGACTCAAGCAGCGGGTCTACCCCAGTGGCCGCACCATCACCTACAACTTCAATGCCGCCGGCCAGGTCAACCAGATCCTGACCCAAGCCAATGCCTCCGCGCCTACCGCCGTATTGGCCAAGGACATCAGCTATCGCCCCTTCGGCGCAGCGCAGAACTGGACTTACGGCAATGGCGAACTCCGCACAAGTCACTACGACCTCGATGGCCGACTCGATCAATTCAGCCTGGGCGACAGCACCGTTATCCTGGGCTATGACACCGCTGGCCGCATCAAGACCCAAAAGATCAGCGGTGGTTGGTGGGAGCGCATGCTACAGAAGCTCGGCCTGCCAGCCGGCCAGCAAGCTCAGTACGGTTACGACGGCTACGACCGCCTGAGCAGCTGGCAGGACGGCACCAACAACCAGACCTACAAGTACGACAACAGCAGCAACCGTACCGAACTGATCGTCAAGGGCAAAACCTTCGTCCAACGCGTCGAGACGACCAGCAACCGCTTGACCGCCAGCGACGGCCCGCAAAGCAGCGTCTATGGATATGACGCCAATGGCAGCCGTACCAGCGACACCAAGCAAAACTACACCTACAACGCCCGTGGTCGGCTGATCGCCGCCGCTGGCGCGCAATACGTCGTGAACGCCCTCGGTCAACGTATCATCAAGACCTACCAAGGCCAGACCACGGTCTACCACTACGATATGCAGGGCCATCTGATCGCCGAAAGCGACCAGCTGGGCAATACCAAGCGGGAGTACGTGTACCTTGATGACACACCCATCGCCGTCATCGACTTCGGTGCGGTCCGCTATATCCATACCGACCACTTGGGCACGGCACGTCTGATCACCGACGCCACCAAGCGGCCGATCTGGGCGTGGCAGGGCGAGCCGTTTGGCAACACACCGCCGAATGAGGATCCGGAGGGAACGGGCGGGGCTTATGCCTACAATCCGCGTTTCCCGGGGCAGTATTACGACAAGGAAACGGGGTTGTACTACAATTTCCATCGCGATTACGATCCTGCACAAGGCCGTTACGCGCAGTTTGATCCGATTGGCCTTCAAGGCGGACTCAACCCCTACGCCTATGTTGATAACAATCCACTTCTGGGCCTTGATCCATACGGACTATACGATCTTAGCGATGCGGCTTATGACACCGCAACCGCCGTGGTCGGTTTTGGTGACACTGTCAGCTTCGGACTTACCAGTAAACTCCGAGACTTTAATGAAACAAATCAGTACGTTGAAAAGTGTGGGTCCGCGTATACAGGCGGGCAGGTTGCCGGCGTTGCAGCTGCAACCGTTATTGGCGGTGCCGCTGGCGCTAGGGCCGCAGGCACCAGGGGCGCTGGACGAGTGTTTTCTCATTGGGCCCCTGCTCGATTCTTTAACCCAAAGAGTCCTAGCTACAAGCCAACGCTCGACAAATTGGCTGGCTGGGCGGAGGGAACCATATTGAACGGAAACTACGTCAGTAGAATCCGCCATTTCAAACATGATCCCTATGCGTTTGGGAAGATTAAAGGGGAACATCTGGCCTGGGGTGCAAAATGGAGCCCGTGGCTACAGCAGCTAGATCGAGTCCCAAATATTTATTGGGGCATGGCGGGCGGGGCAGGTGCGGGCGCGGCAAGCATGGCGAGCGGCAGTCCAGATTGCGGGTGTTAA
- the glmS gene encoding glutamine--fructose-6-phosphate transaminase (isomerizing) — protein sequence MCGIVGAIAQRDVVAHLIDGLKRLEYRGYDSSGVAMLADGAISRVRRVGRVAEMESAAQAEQLHGTLGIGHTRWATHGGVTEPNAHPHISTSVAVVHNGIIENHDEQRQKLKALGYVFESQTDTEVIAHLIEHHLKGSGDLLKAVQLAVQELHGAYAIGVIARNLPGQLVCARMGCPLLIGLGEGENFIASDVSAVLAATRRVIFLEEGDVATLGVDEVRIFDKSGTAVERPVRVSEVSLASLELGPYQHFMQKEIHEQPKALADTIEQVLDTGFAASLFGDEDGELLRQVEGVQILACGTSFYAGSVAKYWIESIAKLPCTVEIASEYRYRSAVANPRYLVVTISQSGETLDTMEALKYAQSLGHGLSLSICNVRESAIPRASKLVFYTRAGAEIGVASTKAFTTQLVALFTLATTLAKVQGRLDGNSEQHYLDALRQLPGSVQHALNLEPQIKPWADRFTSKQHALYLGRGVHYPIAMEGALKLKEITYIHAEAYAAGELKHGPLALVDEAMPVVVIAPNDALLEKVKSNMQEVRARGGELFVFADLDSHFGESDGVHVIRTPRNVGVLSPIVHAIPVQLLAYHTALARGTDVDKPRNLAKSVTVE from the coding sequence ATGTGCGGCATTGTCGGCGCAATTGCGCAGCGTGATGTTGTAGCCCATCTGATCGATGGTCTGAAGCGGCTGGAATACCGTGGCTACGATTCGTCCGGCGTGGCCATGCTGGCCGACGGCGCCATCAGCCGGGTACGCCGGGTCGGCCGCGTCGCGGAGATGGAAAGCGCCGCCCAGGCGGAACAACTGCACGGCACCCTGGGCATAGGCCACACCCGTTGGGCCACCCATGGCGGTGTCACCGAACCGAATGCCCACCCCCATATCTCGACCAGCGTGGCGGTGGTACACAATGGCATCATCGAAAACCACGATGAGCAGCGCCAAAAGCTCAAAGCCCTGGGCTATGTATTCGAATCGCAGACCGATACCGAAGTCATCGCCCACCTGATCGAACATCATCTCAAGGGCAGTGGCGATCTACTCAAGGCGGTGCAACTCGCCGTACAGGAGCTGCATGGCGCCTACGCCATCGGCGTGATTGCCCGCAACCTGCCCGGTCAACTGGTCTGCGCCCGCATGGGTTGCCCGCTGCTGATCGGCCTGGGCGAAGGCGAGAACTTCATCGCTTCGGATGTCTCGGCCGTCTTGGCCGCCACCCGCCGCGTCATCTTCCTGGAAGAAGGCGATGTCGCCACGCTGGGCGTGGACGAAGTCCGCATCTTCGACAAGTCCGGCACCGCCGTGGAACGGCCGGTACGCGTCTCCGAGGTCTCGCTGGCCTCGCTGGAACTGGGCCCGTACCAGCACTTCATGCAGAAGGAAATCCACGAGCAGCCCAAAGCGCTGGCCGATACCATCGAACAGGTCCTGGATACCGGCTTTGCCGCCAGCCTGTTCGGCGATGAGGACGGCGAGCTGCTGCGCCAGGTGGAAGGTGTACAGATCCTGGCATGCGGCACCAGCTTCTATGCCGGCTCGGTCGCCAAGTACTGGATAGAAAGCATTGCCAAGCTCCCCTGCACGGTAGAAATCGCCAGCGAGTACCGCTACCGCAGCGCGGTCGCCAATCCACGCTACCTGGTGGTCACCATTTCCCAGTCGGGCGAGACCCTGGACACCATGGAAGCGCTCAAGTATGCCCAGTCGCTGGGGCACGGCTTGAGCCTGTCGATCTGCAATGTGCGCGAATCCGCCATCCCGCGCGCCAGCAAGCTGGTGTTCTACACCCGCGCCGGCGCCGAAATCGGCGTGGCATCGACCAAGGCCTTCACCACCCAACTGGTCGCCCTGTTCACCCTCGCCACCACCTTGGCCAAGGTGCAAGGCCGGCTGGACGGCAACAGCGAACAGCACTACCTGGATGCCCTGCGCCAACTCCCGGGCAGCGTGCAGCACGCCCTCAACCTGGAACCGCAGATCAAGCCCTGGGCCGACCGCTTCACATCCAAGCAACACGCCCTCTACCTGGGCCGTGGCGTGCACTACCCCATCGCCATGGAAGGTGCGCTCAAGCTCAAGGAGATCACCTATATCCATGCCGAAGCCTACGCCGCCGGCGAACTGAAGCACGGCCCGCTGGCCCTGGTGGACGAAGCCATGCCGGTGGTGGTGATCGCCCCCAACGATGCGCTATTGGAAAAAGTGAAGTCTAATATGCAGGAAGTGCGTGCGCGTGGCGGGGAGCTGTTTGTCTTCGCTGACCTGGATAGCCATTTTGGGGAGTCGGATGGGGTGCATGTGATTCGCACACCGCGCAACGTCGGCGTGCTCAGTCCGATCGTGCATGCTATTCCGGTGCAGCTGCTGGCTTATCACACGGCGCTGGCGCGGGGGACGGATGTGGATAAGCCTAGGAATTTGGCGAAGTCGGTGACGGTGGAGTGA
- the glmU gene encoding bifunctional UDP-N-acetylglucosamine diphosphorylase/glucosamine-1-phosphate N-acetyltransferase GlmU, protein MPLNVIILAAGQGKRMNSRLPKVLQPLARQPMLAHVLTAGRALHAERLVVVYGHGGEQVQAAFAGQADVQWAHQAEQLGTGHAVAQALPHCVDGTALILYGDCPLITPATLQALLDEAGQDKLAVLTAVLANPSGYGRIVRDAAGQVLSIVEQKDADKAQLAITEINTGFIAAPLARLRDWLPRLKNANAQGEYYLTDVIGMAVADGVPVGTVTVEDAQEAAGVNDKRQLADLERAYQRRQADRLMAAGVTLLDPARFDLRGTLEHGQDVEIDVNVVLEGHNTLGSGVKLGPNVFLKNAVLGDNVIIKANTVIEDSTVGAGSDVGPFARIRPDSVLGENVHIGNFVELKKARLGNGSKAGHLAYLGDAVIGERVNISAGVITCNYDGANKFVTTIGDDAFIGTDTQLVAPLRIGDRAYIAAGSTITLDAPADALTICRARGQKSLDGWRRPTKQKS, encoded by the coding sequence ATGCCACTCAACGTCATCATCCTCGCCGCCGGACAAGGCAAGCGTATGAACTCCCGGCTGCCCAAGGTCCTGCAGCCATTGGCCAGGCAACCCATGCTGGCCCATGTGCTGACTGCCGGTCGCGCCCTGCATGCCGAACGGCTGGTCGTGGTCTACGGTCATGGTGGCGAGCAGGTGCAAGCCGCTTTCGCCGGGCAGGCCGACGTGCAATGGGCACACCAGGCCGAACAGTTGGGAACCGGCCATGCGGTCGCGCAGGCGCTGCCGCATTGTGTCGATGGCACCGCGCTGATCCTGTACGGCGATTGTCCGCTGATCACGCCCGCCACCCTGCAAGCGCTGCTCGACGAAGCCGGCCAAGACAAACTGGCCGTGCTGACCGCCGTGCTGGCCAACCCCAGCGGCTATGGCCGCATCGTGCGCGATGCGGCGGGCCAGGTGCTGAGCATCGTCGAGCAAAAAGATGCCGACAAGGCGCAACTCGCCATCACCGAGATCAACACCGGCTTTATCGCCGCGCCGCTGGCCCGCCTACGCGATTGGCTGCCGCGCCTGAAGAACGCCAATGCTCAAGGCGAGTACTACCTGACCGATGTGATCGGCATGGCTGTCGCCGACGGTGTACCGGTCGGCACCGTGACGGTGGAGGACGCCCAGGAAGCAGCCGGCGTGAACGACAAGCGCCAATTGGCCGACTTGGAACGCGCTTACCAGCGTCGCCAAGCCGATAGGCTGATGGCAGCCGGCGTCACCCTGCTCGACCCCGCCCGCTTCGACCTCCGCGGTACGCTGGAACATGGCCAGGATGTTGAAATCGACGTCAATGTGGTCCTGGAAGGTCACAACACGCTGGGCAGCGGTGTCAAGCTGGGTCCGAACGTATTCCTGAAAAACGCCGTACTGGGCGACAACGTCATCATCAAAGCCAACACCGTTATCGAAGACAGCACCGTGGGCGCCGGCTCGGACGTCGGCCCCTTTGCCCGCATCCGCCCGGACTCGGTCCTGGGCGAAAACGTGCATATCGGCAACTTTGTCGAACTGAAGAAAGCCCGCCTGGGCAATGGCAGCAAAGCCGGTCATCTCGCCTACCTGGGCGACGCCGTGATCGGCGAGCGGGTGAATATCTCGGCCGGTGTCATCACCTGCAACTACGACGGCGCCAACAAGTTCGTCACCACCATCGGTGACGACGCCTTTATCGGTACCGACACCCAACTGGTCGCCCCGTTGCGGATCGGCGACCGTGCCTATATCGCCGCAGGCTCGACCATCACCCTCGATGCACCTGCCGACGCCCTCACCATCTGCCGGGCACGCGGGCAAAAGTCGCTCGACGGCTGGCGCCGACCCACCAAGCAAAAGTCGTAA